The sequence GACGACAACAGGATTTCTACGACGCCGCCAAGATGAACCTGATCGCCGATGAGTCGGATCGGGCGTCATTTGATATCGTCTTTGATTGGTTCTGGAGATACCCCCGTCCCGACCCCCAAGAGTTGGGGCTTGATACGGAAGAAGAGCAGACGATGTCCCTTGAGGATCTGCTCAATGCCGAAGACACAGTCGTAAATCTAGACCAGTGGACAGAGATGGAGGACGATAAAGAGGAGGGAGAAGAGGATACTGTTGCCTATAGTGCCGAGCATGTTTTGACCCAAAAGGATTTCGGCCAGTTCACGGAAGAGGAGATGCAAAAAGCACGAGAGGTCATCGCTAAACTCGTTCCACTGTTGGCGACAAAACTGAGCCGCCGGAAAAAGACCAGTACCAAAGGGAAGACGATCGATTTTCGACAGAGTTGGCGTAAAAACATCGCCTACGGTGGGGAACCACTGAAATTGATACGGAAGCGTCGAAAGGTAAAGAAAAATAAGATCTTACTGCTCTGCGATGTCAGTGGATCGATGGACTACTACTCCACCTTTCTAATCCAGTTTATCTACGGGATGCAGCAAGCGCTTGAGGAGGTCGAAGTTGCGGTCTTTAGTACAGAACT comes from Candidatus Poribacteria bacterium and encodes:
- a CDS encoding VWA domain-containing protein gives rise to the protein MTNQQPLLQEITAFCRLLKQMGVNVTTTNQISFCRSVELIDIGRQQDFYDAAKMNLIADESDRASFDIVFDWFWRYPRPDPQELGLDTEEEQTMSLEDLLNAEDTVVNLDQWTEMEDDKEEGEEDTVAYSAEHVLTQKDFGQFTEEEMQKAREVIAKLVPLLATKLSRRKKTSTKGKTIDFRQSWRKNIAYGGEPLKLIRKRRKVKKNKILLLCDVSGSMDYYSTFLIQFIYGMQQALEEVEVAVFSTELTNITGLLRRKGLEEGLREVAQVVPDWSGGTRIGESIVAFNREFGRSFSAYRTVVILISDGWDRGEADILQKGMEVLHRQAYKLIWLNPLLGSEGYQPICRGIRTALPYVDYFLPAHNLDSLIQLTKVLTPIWSD